The genome window TGCGCGTCCTGGGCGATCTCCTGCGCCAGAAGAAGCTGATCGAACACTGGCGCGCCGGAGAAGGCCCGAAGGTCTTCGAAACGTTCCTGAGCCCCTGGCGGGAAGAAGTTCCCAAGTTCCGCGCCGAGGGGTTCTACGAACGGTTCCCCGCCAAGGGGCAGGTGGAGCGCGTTCGACGCATCCACCAGGAGCTTCTGCGTCCCCTGGGCCTGGAGGCCCCCGAGGAACCGGGCGAGGAGGAATAGTCTCCCCACCGCTTGCGCGGTGAACGGTCCGTCCGCCCCGCCCGGCCTACAGCGCCTTCTTCGTCAGGTAGAAATCCAGCCGCTCCACGTTCTGCATCGCCAGCCGGTCGTCCACTTCCTTTTCGGTCTTCGGGGGCGGGACGATGACCTTTTCCCCGGGCTTCCAGTTGACGGGGCAGGCGACGCCCTTGGCGTCGGCCGTCTGCAGGGCGTCGACGGCCCGCAGAACCTCGTCCACGTTGCGGCCGATGTTGAGCGGGTAGTAGATGATCGCGCGGATCGTGCGCTTCGGGTCGATGATGAAGAGCGCCCGGACCGTCACCGTCTGGGAGGCGCCCGGGTGGATCATCCCGTAGAGCTCGCTGACGGCGCGATTGGAATCGGCGACGAGCGGGTAGGGGATCCGCACGCCCAGGATCTTCTGGAGGTTCTGCACCCACGCCAGATGCGAATGGATGCTGTCCACGGAGACGCCCAGGAGCTTGACGCCGCGCTGCTCGAACTCCTTGAAGCGGCGGCCGAACTCCGTGAGCTCCGTGGAGCAGACGGGCGTGAAATCCGCGGGGTGGGAGAACAGGATGACCCACTTGCCTTCCTGCCACTTGGAGAGCGTGATCTCCCCGTGCGTCGTCAGGGCGGTGAAGTCCGGCGCTTCGTCCCCGATTTTCGGGAGCGAGCGGACGGCGGCGATGTCGGCCATGGGGATGCTCCTTGCTGGAGGTTCCAGAACTCTTCGAGAGCGCGGGCATTTTAGGAGAAGCGGGGGCGGCGGGTCAAGGGCGTGGACAGCGCGGGCGCGGGCCTATACAATGGCGTTCACCACGCACGTTATGGGCCGCGGCGTTTTCCGTCCTATTCGTGGGGCCATGAAAGGCGCAATCCTCGTCGTCCTGGGCGCGCTCCTTCTCGGAGGAGCCCAAGCGCCGGCGCCGGCGGGCGCCAAGGTGGTCATCGTCCCCCTCGTGGGGGAGATCGGCCACCGCAACAACGCGCTTCTGCGCCGCGCGATCGGAGAGATCCGGCGGGAGAATCCGGCGCTGGTCGTCTTCGAGATCGACACGCCCGGAGGCCGCGTGGACCATACGCTCGACATGGGCGAGCAGATCCAAAGCCTCGCGCCCATTCCGACGGTGGCGTTCGTCCGGCCTCTGGATGCGGGCGGGAGCCTGGGGGCGGCCTGGTCGGCGGGGGTCTACCTGGCCATCTCGTGCAGGCGCATCTATATGTATCCGGGCACGGTGATCGGCGCCGCCACGCCCGTGCAGGTGGGTCCCGAGGGCGTCCAGGCCGTCTCCGAGAAGGAGCTTTCCGCCCTGCGGCAGAAATTCCGCGCCCGCGCCGAGCAGAACGGCTACCCGGCCAACCTCGTCGTGGCCATGGTGGACAAGGACCTCGAGATCTACGAGGTCGTCCTCGACGGCCGCAAGCGGTACCTGACGCTGGGGGAAATCGACCGGCTCAAGTCCGAAGGCCGCACCTTCGAGTGGTCTTCGGTCCCTTTCGACTCCAAGGACAAGCTCGTCACCCTCACCGCCACGCAGGTGGTCGAGACCGGCATGGGGCGCGCGGCCTCGAGCCGCGAGGAGATCTACCGGGACTTCGGCCTGTCGAAACCCGTGGAGATCGTGATCGAGTCGAGCTGGTCGGAGGATCTCGTGGGCTTCCTCACGTCCCAGGTGGTCTCGACGATTCTCCTCATCGTCGGAATTCTCGGGCTCTGGGTGGAGTTCAAGACGCCCGGTTTCGGCCTGGCGGGGGTGGCGGGAATCCTGGCCCTGGCGCTTCTTCTTTTCGGGCACCACCTGGCGGGGCTGGCGCAGTGGGGCGAGATCCTGCTCATCGTGACCGGGCTGGCGCTCATCGCGGCGGAGCTTCTCCTGCTGCCCGGGGTGGGCGTCCTGGCGATCGCCGGCGTGCTGTGCGTGTTCGTGGGGCTGGTGCTTTCGTTCCAGGACTTCGCCCTGCCGGATCCCTCCGGGGCGCCGTGGCAGATCGATCTCTTCGTCAGCTCGGTGGGCCGGGTGATCTTCGGCTTCGCGGGGGCCACGGCGGCCTTCCTGGCGCTCCTGCGGTTCCTGCCCCGCGTGCCGATGCTCAACGCGCTGGTCCTCCAGGCGCGGATCGACGAGGCCGCCCCCGCGACGCCGGGGGCGTCGGCGTGGGCGGGTCGCCGCGGGCACGCGATGACGCCGCTGCGGCCGGGCGGGAAGGTCCAGGTGGACGGGCAGATTCTCGACGTGGTCGCCGAGGGGGAGTTCGTGGCCCCCGGGGAGCCCGTGGAGATCGTCCGCGTGGAAGGCCCCCGGATCGTCGTGGCAAGAACGAAGCGCTAGGGGCGTCATGGACCTTTGGATCGTTCTTTTTCTCTACCTCGGGGGTCTGGCCCTCGTCGTCGCCGAGACGTTCGTGCCGGGCATGGTCCTGGGTCTTCTGGGGGCGGCCGCGGTGGTGGTGTCCGTGGTCTTCGGATTCCGGCACCATCCGGCGTTCGGGGCGGGCCAGATCCTCCTGGCGGTCGTGGTCGCGCCGGCGGCGTTCTACCTGGGCCTGCGGAGGCTTCAGCTGAAGTCGTCCCTGGAGGGGAGCCTTTCGTTCGGCCAGGATTACGCGGCGCTGGTGGGCCGGGAAGGAGTGGCCCAGACGGACCTTCGGCCGGCGGGCATCGTGCTCGTGGACGGCCGCAAGCTGGACGTGGTGACCGCCGGCGAGGCGATCGAGCGGGGCCGGCCGGTTCGGATCGTGAAGGTGGAAGGGAATCGGATCGTGGTGCGTGGCATTCAGGGAGGATAAGTGGCGACGATGAACGCGCTCTGGATGGGGTTGTTCCAGGTCGGCCGAAGCGCCCGCGGCGCGGAGACGGGCCTTCCGGACTGGCTGTGGCTGCTCGGAATCGCCGCGGCGGCCCTCTTCGTTCTGGTCTTCCTCATCATCATCTTCAAGTACGGGCTGCTGTACATCCAGGCGACCCTTTCGGGCGCCCGCGTGGGGCTCCTGGAGCTCGTGGGCATGTCCCTCCGGAAGGTCGCGCCCATGACGATCGTCAACGCGCGCATCATGTCGGTCAAGGCGGGGATCCCCGTGGACACCGACAAGCTCGAGGCCCACTACCTGGCCAAGGGCAACGTCATCCGCGTGGTGACCGCGCTCATCGCGGCCAACAAGGCCCGGATCCCGCTTTCCTTCGAGCAGGCCGCGGCGATCGACCTGGCCGGGCGCGACGTCCTGGACGCCGTTCAGACGAGCGTGCGCCCCAAGGTCATCGACTGCCCGGACCCCCGGAAGGGGCGGGACACGCTGGACGCCGTGGCCAAGGACGGCATCCAGCTCAAGGTCAAGGCGCGCGTCACCGTGCGCACGAACCTGGAGCGGCTCGTCGGCGGCGCGACCGAGGAGACGATCATCGCCCGCGTCGGCGAGGGCATCGTGACCTCGATCGGCTCGGCGGAAAGCTACAAGACGGTCCTGGAGAATCCCGACCGCATTTCCAAGGCGGTGCTCGACAAGGGCCTGGACTCCCAGACGGCGTTCGAGATCGTCTCGATCGACATCGCGGACGTGGACGTGGGGGACAACGTGGGCGCGCGCCTGCGGGCCGACCAGGCCGAGGCGGACAAGCGCATGGCCCAGGCGGAAGCGGAGAAGCGCCGCGCGCTGGCCGTGGCGCGCGAGCAGGAAATGAAGGCGCTCGATCAGGAGAACCGCGCGCTGGTGACGCTGGCCGAAGCCGAGATTCCCAAGGCCATCGCGGAGGCGTTCCGCATCGGACGGCTCGGCGTTCTGGACTACTGGGGGATCCGGAATCTCCAGGCGGACACCGAGATGCGCCGTTCGATCGCGGAAGGCGGGAAGGGCGCGGAGCCCAAGACCTCGTAAGTCGGACGCGTCATGGACGATCTTCGCGGCCTGGTCAATCTGATCCTCGCGATCCTCGTGCTCGGGGGCATGCTGCTGGGGCCGCTTCTCGAGCAGCGCCGGCGGCGGCGCGCGGAGGAGGAGCGGCGCCGCCGGGCCGCCCAGGAGGTCGAGGAGGCCGAGCCGGTCCCGGACGAGCCCAGGCTGCCGTTCGAGGATCTGGTGGACGAGGTCTTCGGCCGCTACATCGAGAAGCGCCGCCGCCCGGTCGTGGTGATCGAAGAGGCGCCGCCGGTCGAGGAAGAAACGCCCGTCGAGGAGGAGGCGCCGGTCGAAGACGTGCGCGTCGTTGAGGAAGAAAAGCCCGCCGAGCCGCTGGCGCCCCCGGCGCCCGCGCGCCCCCCATGGGAGCCGACGGCCGGGGGCCCGCTCGTGACGCTCGCCGGTACGCCTCCCGTCGCGGCCGCTCCTCCACGTTCGCTCGAGGAACGGCTCTTCCGGAACCCGCGGCTTTCGGCGGGCGCGAAACTCTTCCTGGCGGCGGAGATCCTGCGGCCCCCGCGGCTTCTGCGGCCGCGCACGCCGCCGGCTCCCTTCCGGCCGGCCGGGTGAGCCGCGCGGCGCGCTCCCGCGACAAAATCCCTTGACCCGGTCGAATCCGTTCGGCGCTATATCCGGTATTCTCGCCCGGGGCTCCCGCGAGGGACGCCCCCAGCAATAGGGAGGGATCTCCAGGTGGACTCGGCCCGCGGGCCTTGGATTCAGAGCCGGCGTTGGGATCTCACGTGGCTCATCGGAAGCGCGCTCCTCGTGCCGGCCGGCCTGGCCGTCGTCTGGTCCGGCGCCCCCGCCGACGCGGTCAACCTCGCCGTCACCGCGCTCGTGGGCGGCCCGCACGTCTTTTCGACGCTGCTGACGACCTACCTCGACCCGCGTTTCCGGCGCTCCCACCGCGCCGCCCTCTGGGCCGCCGCGCTCCTGGTGCCGGCGGGCGTCGTCGCGATGACCCTCCTCGACTTCCAGGCGCTCATGAGCTTCTTCGTCTTCTGGGCTTCGCTTCACGTCCTTCAGCAGAACGCCTACCTCGCCGACGTCTACCGCCGCCGCGCCGGCCGTCCCGAGCCCGCCGGGTTCCGCCTCCTCGATTACGCGGTCCTCTTCCTTTCGTTCTATCCCCTGGCGTCCTACAAGCTCGTGCGCGACGATTTCACCCTGGGCTCGATCCGCATCCTCATCCCCTCCTTCGCCCGCGCCGAGGCCACCTGGCGCCTGGCGGCGGCGGCCTTCGCGCTCGCCCTGGTCGCCTGGCTCGCCAAGACCGCCTGGGAGGCCCGCCGCGGCTTCCTGAACCTCCCCAAGACCCTCCTCATCGGAGTCACCGTCGCCGTCGCTTTCTTCATCCCGATCGCCGAACGCGGCGAGCGCCTGGAGCTGGCCTTTCAAACGGTCAACGCGTGGCACTCGCTTCAGTACCTGGCGATCATCTGGGTGGTCCTCAAGATCCGCCGCGAGCGCGGCCTCCTGGAGTCGCCCTTCGTGGCGCGCCTGGCCGGACCGGGGCGCGCCGCCGGGGCGTTCTACGGGCTGTGCTTCCTTTTCACCGCCGCGCTTCTGGCGGTGGTCTTCGCCCTCGTGCGCTTCGATCCCCTGTCCCTCGCGCGCGAACAGTACTACTACATGACCGTGCTGAGCGCCCTCTTCGTCCATTACACGCTCGACAGCTACCTTTTCTTCGCCGCC of Planctomycetota bacterium contains these proteins:
- a CDS encoding peroxiredoxin, with the protein product MADIAAVRSLPKIGDEAPDFTALTTHGEITLSKWQEGKWVILFSHPADFTPVCSTELTEFGRRFKEFEQRGVKLLGVSVDSIHSHLAWVQNLQKILGVRIPYPLVADSNRAVSELYGMIHPGASQTVTVRALFIIDPKRTIRAIIYYPLNIGRNVDEVLRAVDALQTADAKGVACPVNWKPGEKVIVPPPKTEKEVDDRLAMQNVERLDFYLTKKAL
- a CDS encoding NfeD family protein; the encoded protein is MKGAILVVLGALLLGGAQAPAPAGAKVVIVPLVGEIGHRNNALLRRAIGEIRRENPALVVFEIDTPGGRVDHTLDMGEQIQSLAPIPTVAFVRPLDAGGSLGAAWSAGVYLAISCRRIYMYPGTVIGAATPVQVGPEGVQAVSEKELSALRQKFRARAEQNGYPANLVVAMVDKDLEIYEVVLDGRKRYLTLGEIDRLKSEGRTFEWSSVPFDSKDKLVTLTATQVVETGMGRAASSREEIYRDFGLSKPVEIVIESSWSEDLVGFLTSQVVSTILLIVGILGLWVEFKTPGFGLAGVAGILALALLLFGHHLAGLAQWGEILLIVTGLALIAAELLLLPGVGVLAIAGVLCVFVGLVLSFQDFALPDPSGAPWQIDLFVSSVGRVIFGFAGATAAFLALLRFLPRVPMLNALVLQARIDEAAPATPGASAWAGRRGHAMTPLRPGGKVQVDGQILDVVAEGEFVAPGEPVEIVRVEGPRIVVARTKR
- a CDS encoding NfeD family protein, encoding MDLWIVLFLYLGGLALVVAETFVPGMVLGLLGAAAVVVSVVFGFRHHPAFGAGQILLAVVVAPAAFYLGLRRLQLKSSLEGSLSFGQDYAALVGREGVAQTDLRPAGIVLVDGRKLDVVTAGEAIERGRPVRIVKVEGNRIVVRGIQGG
- the floA gene encoding flotillin-like protein FloA (flotillin-like protein involved in membrane lipid rafts), whose translation is MNALWMGLFQVGRSARGAETGLPDWLWLLGIAAAALFVLVFLIIIFKYGLLYIQATLSGARVGLLELVGMSLRKVAPMTIVNARIMSVKAGIPVDTDKLEAHYLAKGNVIRVVTALIAANKARIPLSFEQAAAIDLAGRDVLDAVQTSVRPKVIDCPDPRKGRDTLDAVAKDGIQLKVKARVTVRTNLERLVGGATEETIIARVGEGIVTSIGSAESYKTVLENPDRISKAVLDKGLDSQTAFEIVSIDIADVDVGDNVGARLRADQAEADKRMAQAEAEKRRALAVAREQEMKALDQENRALVTLAEAEIPKAIAEAFRIGRLGVLDYWGIRNLQADTEMRRSIAEGGKGAEPKTS